The Synechococcus sp. BL107 nucleotide sequence GATCAGGATAAGCTTCAAATCCTTCGTGACAACTTCGATCAACCGTGTTGGAAGCTCATCACTTCGGCTGGATCGATTCTGATGACACCCTCACGAAGGGAGGCTTGTTCCGCTAACCCAGGTTGGGGAAGGTCAGCCGGTCCTCGCGCGACAGCATCGGCGATACGGAGCTGAAGAGGGCGAAGTTGCAGCGCAATGATCCGAGCTTGGGTCGATCCATCTGCCCCTGCATGGGCCACACCTCTGAGTCGACCCCAAATAAGAATGTCTCCAGACGAGCTGACCGTGGCTCCAGGATTGACATCTCCATAAATCAGAATGCTCCGATCGCTTTGCAGGTAGTCACCAGAGCGCAATGTTCCCTGATGAAACATCACGCCAGTCGGCTGGGTCGGTGTTGATTCGCTTGGGAGTTCCTGGCTGATCAGCTCTCTTGAGCCAAACGGTTCCGACTGTTGAAGCCTTGCTTCAACACCAAACGCTTTGGCACTCACAACGGTGGCAGGAACGTTGCTGATCAACGAATCAAGCCGTCGCCCGCTTTGATCCACGTGAACCATCAGGTCTTGAAGGTCGGTGTAAGTGAGAAACCAATCCCCACAGTCGAGATCAACACACTCCGTGTTTGCAGCGTCAAGCAAGTCTTTGATCGCGTCCTTCCAGTGCCTGTCACGGTGGTTTGGGAGTTTTACTTTCATTCCTCTGGGGTCCAGTTCGATCGCGTCGTCCATTCAAGAGCCATGGTTTGACGCAGCTCAGCGCTGATGTCACCGGGGTGAATGAGCCAGGATGTTGCGGCCGGTTGGATCAGGCTTTCCACGAGGGGAGAGGCTTGTTCCAGCGCCTGAAGATTTTCTCCATCCCAAAGCCTTAATCCACCTCTGTAGGGGTGGTAGCCGCGGATTTGCTGATGGCGAAGTCCACAGCTGTTGCGAGGATCATGGCCCTGGCTTTCGGCTAGACGCGTCGCGATCGCTAATGATTTGAGTTGGTTTTCACGACTTAAATGATCAACTGCCGTCGCTTTAAACAAGTTGCGGTCTAGAAAACGAGCGCTGAGTTCTGCCACTGCTGAAGGCCCTTCCTCTTTCCATCGCTGCAAGTGATAACCAGTCCGTACATCGTCATTGGCAAGGAAAAGATCCAGGTTGATTTGGTCGGCATTCCATAGCCACTGGGCCATTACCTCGTCAGTCCAGACTTTTTGGCGCCCCAGATCTCGTACCAATTGCACGAGGCGTTCCAGCAGCCAGTTGCACACCACATTGAGTCGGTG carries:
- the minC gene encoding septum site-determining protein MinC, whose translation is MDDAIELDPRGMKVKLPNHRDRHWKDAIKDLLDAANTECVDLDCGDWFLTYTDLQDLMVHVDQSGRRLDSLISNVPATVVSAKAFGVEARLQQSEPFGSRELISQELPSESTPTQPTGVMFHQGTLRSGDYLQSDRSILIYGDVNPGATVSSSGDILIWGRLRGVAHAGADGSTQARIIALQLRPLQLRIADAVARGPADLPQPGLAEQASLREGVIRIDPAEVMSFQHG